In a single window of the Mesorhizobium shangrilense genome:
- a CDS encoding TRAP transporter small permease codes for MRRLIAAFDGWVVYLLLPALVLLVSADVVLRYFLNIPLRWGNDVKELMLLVIVVAGLPMVSLEDQHIRVGLLDRFFQGRIGRLWTVARHALTGLAALAVAYAAVRLAMDMSKYGDGAEMIDIPFWPFAAFVAAAALVSCVAEFIRAADSLRRTP; via the coding sequence ATGCGCCGTCTCATCGCAGCCTTCGACGGCTGGGTCGTCTATCTCCTGCTGCCGGCGCTGGTGCTGTTGGTGTCGGCGGATGTCGTGCTTCGCTATTTCCTCAACATTCCGCTGCGCTGGGGAAACGACGTCAAGGAATTGATGCTGCTCGTCATCGTCGTGGCCGGCCTCCCGATGGTCAGCCTCGAAGATCAGCACATCCGCGTCGGCCTGCTTGACCGCTTCTTCCAGGGTCGGATCGGACGGCTGTGGACGGTGGCGCGCCACGCGCTCACCGGCCTGGCGGCCCTGGCCGTCGCCTACGCCGCAGTGCGGCTGGCGATGGACATGTCGAAATACGGGGACGGCGCCGAAATGATAGACATCCCCTTCTGGCCGTTCGCCGCCTTCGTTGCGGCTGCCGCCCTCGTGTCGTGCGTTGCGGAATTCATCCGCGCCGCGGACTCCCTGCGCAGGACACCCTGA
- a CDS encoding TRAP transporter substrate-binding protein has protein sequence MKRILMTIALSLLAAPASAFTVEDWLTHKAPEAEPKMEYSGDPVSLKFSSPNPAASLVPSVWSRGFTWLKEATGGKLAIEEFHGGTLHAAPDGWRAVRNRVTDYAACYTSYEGSGFTLHKAFELPFVTPSNPVVATRIIQELAPKYFVPEWEERGVLYGYTVIAGVSDIMSKKPIRTPEDLRGLRVIAQGFPPEAAEALGITTLNIPFPEIYTAFQQGVADAVIWVDPGFVPFKIYELAKYHTSLGLTAQHIDTCINRDAYADLPAELKPVFAQFQQNIAHAVSQRLGVEFRQQALKTYTDNGVELIQPNDQEKQAWRTVLQPVLDKWIETNEAAGLPAKALIEDVRRLEAQYGDASAEKIFELTVQSPVNGLLPAAN, from the coding sequence ATGAAACGCATTCTGATGACGATCGCGCTATCCCTTCTGGCCGCTCCCGCCAGCGCCTTTACCGTCGAGGACTGGCTGACGCACAAGGCTCCCGAGGCCGAACCGAAGATGGAATATTCCGGTGATCCGGTATCGCTGAAGTTCTCGTCGCCGAATCCGGCTGCATCACTGGTCCCCTCCGTGTGGAGCAGGGGTTTTACCTGGCTCAAGGAAGCGACCGGCGGCAAGCTGGCGATCGAGGAGTTTCACGGCGGTACGCTGCACGCCGCCCCCGACGGATGGCGCGCGGTGCGCAACCGCGTCACCGACTATGCCGCCTGCTACACGTCCTATGAAGGCAGCGGCTTTACCCTGCACAAGGCTTTCGAGCTGCCTTTCGTCACCCCGTCGAACCCGGTCGTAGCGACGCGCATCATCCAGGAGCTTGCGCCGAAGTATTTCGTGCCGGAGTGGGAAGAGCGCGGGGTGCTCTACGGCTACACGGTCATCGCCGGCGTCTCCGACATCATGAGCAAGAAGCCGATCCGCACTCCGGAGGACCTGCGCGGACTGCGCGTCATTGCCCAGGGCTTTCCACCGGAAGCCGCCGAAGCGCTCGGCATCACGACGCTCAACATCCCCTTCCCCGAAATCTACACCGCCTTTCAGCAGGGCGTCGCCGACGCCGTGATCTGGGTCGACCCCGGCTTCGTACCGTTCAAGATCTACGAGCTGGCCAAGTACCATACGTCCCTCGGCCTCACCGCCCAGCACATCGACACCTGCATCAACCGCGACGCCTATGCGGACCTGCCGGCTGAACTGAAGCCGGTGTTCGCGCAGTTCCAGCAGAACATCGCCCATGCGGTCAGCCAGCGCCTCGGTGTCGAGTTCCGCCAGCAGGCGCTCAAGACCTACACCGACAACGGCGTCGAACTGATCCAGCCGAACGACCAGGAGAAGCAGGCCTGGCGCACGGTGCTGCAGCCGGTGCTCGACAAGTGGATCGAAACCAACGAGGCGGCCGGACTTCCCGCCAAGGCACTTATCGAGGACGTCCGCCGGCTTGAGGCCCAATACGGAGACGCCAGCGCGGAGAAGATCTTCGAGCTCACCGTGCAATCGCCCGTCAACGGGCTGCTGCCTGCCGCGAACTGA